In Aquimarina sp. TRL1, a single window of DNA contains:
- a CDS encoding deoxyhypusine synthase family protein — protein sequence MNTKGAISNFIEKYYLHFNAATVVDAAKAYEDQLNKGSKMLVSLAGAMSTAELGKIFSDIIREDKVHIISCTGANLEEDIMNLVAHSHYKRVPNYRDLTPQEEWELLEKGLNRVTDTCIPEEEAFRRLQKHIFKIWKDAEEKEERYFPHEFMYKLLLSGVLEEYYEIDIKDSWMYAAAEKNLPIVVPGWEDSTMGNIFASYVLKGELKASTMKSGIEYMAFLADWYTENSKEGIGFFQIGGGIAGDFPICVVPMLYQDMERTDTPFWSYFCQISDSTTSYGSYSGAVPNEKITWGKLDIDTPKFIIESDATIVAPLIFAYLLDM from the coding sequence ATGAATACAAAAGGAGCAATATCCAATTTTATAGAGAAATATTATCTACACTTTAATGCAGCTACTGTCGTCGATGCAGCCAAGGCATATGAAGATCAGTTGAATAAAGGAAGTAAAATGCTGGTGTCCCTTGCAGGAGCTATGAGTACTGCTGAATTAGGAAAAATCTTTTCAGATATTATTAGAGAAGATAAAGTGCATATTATTTCCTGTACGGGAGCTAATCTCGAAGAAGATATCATGAATCTGGTGGCACACTCGCATTATAAAAGAGTACCTAATTACAGAGATCTTACCCCACAAGAAGAATGGGAGTTATTAGAGAAAGGACTGAATAGGGTAACAGATACTTGTATTCCTGAAGAAGAGGCATTTAGAAGGTTGCAAAAACATATATTCAAAATCTGGAAAGATGCCGAAGAGAAAGAAGAACGTTATTTTCCTCATGAATTTATGTATAAGCTGCTATTATCTGGAGTTCTGGAAGAATATTATGAAATAGATATAAAAGATTCTTGGATGTATGCAGCAGCAGAGAAGAACCTACCAATTGTAGTCCCCGGATGGGAAGATAGTACTATGGGGAATATTTTTGCATCCTATGTGCTAAAAGGAGAGTTAAAAGCTAGTACGATGAAATCAGGAATAGAATATATGGCATTCCTGGCAGACTGGTATACGGAAAATTCTAAAGAAGGGATTGGTTTTTTTCAAATAGGAGGAGGAATTGCTGGGGATTTCCCTATTTGTGTGGTGCCAATGTTGTATCAGGATATGGAAAGAACGGATACCCCATTCTGGAGTTATTTTTGTCAGATTTCAGATTCTACAACTAGTTACGGGTCGTATTCAGGAGCGGTTCCCAATGAAAAAATCACCTGGGGGAAGCTCGATATTGATACGCCAAAGTTTATCAT
- the speB gene encoding agmatinase gives MSKNNYAGIPDEYARLDNAKIVLIPVPYDGTSTWQKGADKGPDAFLEASENMELYDIETDTEVYKHGVYLAEPVTESSSPEQMVEEVHRITKKYIKKNKFVTVFGGEHSISIGTIRAFDECFENISVLHIDAHADLRPEYEGTACNHACAVYEASQKTNLIQVGIRSMDSIEKTVMNTEKTYFAHEMVADEYWMDKVVDQLTDNVFITFDLDAFDPSIMPSTGTPEPGGLFWYETMEFLQMVFKEKNVVGFDIVELCPNEKEKSSDFLAAKLYYKMLSYKFKEEAVNQEYEGAQK, from the coding sequence ATGAGTAAAAATAATTATGCAGGCATACCAGATGAGTATGCTAGGTTAGATAATGCAAAAATCGTTTTGATTCCTGTACCGTATGATGGAACAAGTACATGGCAAAAAGGAGCAGATAAAGGACCAGATGCTTTTTTGGAAGCCTCTGAAAACATGGAATTGTATGATATAGAAACAGATACGGAAGTGTATAAGCATGGGGTATATCTGGCAGAACCTGTAACCGAATCTAGTTCTCCGGAGCAGATGGTGGAAGAAGTGCATCGTATTACTAAAAAGTATATTAAGAAAAATAAATTTGTTACAGTGTTTGGAGGGGAGCATTCCATCTCTATCGGAACAATCAGAGCCTTTGATGAATGTTTTGAGAATATCTCCGTATTGCATATAGATGCGCATGCGGATCTGAGACCAGAATATGAAGGAACAGCTTGTAATCATGCTTGTGCAGTATATGAAGCTAGTCAAAAAACAAATTTGATCCAGGTTGGTATTCGGAGTATGGATAGCATTGAGAAGACAGTAATGAATACAGAAAAAACATATTTTGCTCATGAGATGGTCGCTGATGAGTATTGGATGGATAAGGTGGTGGATCAATTGACAGATAATGTGTTTATCACCTTTGATTTAGATGCTTTTGACCCTTCAATTATGCCATCCACAGGAACCCCGGAACCAGGAGGGTTATTCTGGTATGAGACAATGGAGTTTTTGCAAATGGTGTTTAAAGAAAAAAATGTAGTTGGGTTTGATATTGTAGAACTATGTCCTAACGAAAAAGAAAAGTCCTCTGATTTTTTAGCAGCTAAATTGTATTATAAAATGCTTAGCTATAAGTTCAAAGAAGAGGCAGTTAATCAGGAGTATGAAGGTGCTCAGAAATAA